The Pan troglodytes isolate AG18354 chromosome 1, NHGRI_mPanTro3-v2.0_pri, whole genome shotgun sequence genome includes a region encoding these proteins:
- the CD5L gene encoding CD5 antigen-like: MALLFSLILAICTRPGFLASPSGVRLVGGLHRCEGRVEVEQKGQWGTVCDDGWDIKDVAVVCRELGCGAASGTPSGILYEPPAEKEQKVLIQSVSCTGTEDTLAQCEQEEVYDCSHDEDAGASCENPESSFSPVPEGVRLADGPGHCKGRVEVKHQNQWYTVCQTGWSLRAAKVVCRQLGCGRAVLTQKRCNKHAYGRKPIWLSHMSCSGREATLQDCPSGPWGKNTCNHDEDTWVECEDPFDLRLVGGDNLCCGRLEVLHKGVWGSVCDDNWGEKEDQVVCKQLGCGKSLSPSFRNRKCYGPGVGRIWLDNVRCSGEEQSLEQCQHRFWGFHDCTHQEDVAVFCSG, translated from the exons ATGGCTCTGCTATTCTCCTTGATCCTTG ccATTTGCACCAGACCTGGATTCCTAG CGTCTCCATCTGGAGTGCGGCTGGTGGGGGGCCTCCACCGCTGTGAAGGGCGGGTGGAGGTGGAACAGAAAGGCCAGTGGGGCACCGTGTGTGATGACGGCTGGGACATTAAGGACGTAGCTGTGGTGTGCCGGGAGCTGGGCTGTGGAGCTGCCAGCGGAACCCCCAGTGGTATTTTGTATGAGCCACCAGCAGAAAAAGAGCAAAAGGTCCTCATCCAATCGGTCAGTTGCACAGGAACAGAAGATACATTGGCTCAGTGTGAGCAAGAAGAAGTTTATGATTGTTCACATGATGAAGATGCTGGGGCATCGTGTGAGA ACCCAGAGAGCTCTTTCTCCCCAGTCCCAGAGGGTGTCAGGCTGGCTGACGGCCCTGGGCATTGCAAGGGACGCGTGGAAGTGAAGCACCAGAACCAGTGGTATACCGTGTGCCAGACAGGCTGGAGCCTCCGGGCCGCAAAGGTGGTGTGCCGGCAGCTGGGATGTGGGAGGGCTGTACTGACTCAAAAACGCTGCAACAAGCATGCCTATGGCCGAAAACCCATCTGGCTGAGCCACATGTCATGCTCAGGACGAGAAGCAACCCTTCAGGATTGCCCTTCTGGGCCTTGGGGGAAGAACACCTGCAACCATGATGAAGACACGTGGGTCGAATGTGAAG ATCCCTTTGACTTGAGACTAGTAGGAGGAGACAACCTCTGCTGTGGGCGACTGGAGGTGCTGCACAAGGGCGTATGGGGCTCTGTCTGTGATGACAATTGGGGAGAAAAGGAGGACCAGGTGGTATGCAAGCAACTGGGCTGTGGGaagtccctctctccctccttcagaAACCGGAAATGCTATGGCCCTGGGGTTGGCCGCATCTGGCTGGATAATGTTCGTTGCTCAGGGGAGGAGCAGTCCCTGGAGCAGTGCCAGCACAGATTTTGGGGGTTTCACGACTGCACCCACCAGGAAGATGTGGCTGTCTTCTGCTCAG GATAG